One Amaranthus tricolor cultivar Red isolate AtriRed21 chromosome 10, ASM2621246v1, whole genome shotgun sequence genomic window carries:
- the LOC130825951 gene encoding secreted RxLR effector protein 161-like, whose protein sequence is MESSKRGFIPMQHGIKLCKTMCPSSSEEFKRMNNVPYASAIGSIMYAMICTRPDVAFALSMCSRYQSNPGDAHWIAAKNILKYLRRTKDKFLVYGGANELFVTGYTDASFQTDKDDFRSQSGFIFCLNGGAVSWKSSKQSSVADSTTEAEYIAAAEAAKEAVWIKKFVSELGVVPSIENGIKLYCDNEGAIAQSKEPRSHQKSKHVERKFHLIRDIVGRQDVIISRVDTTDNIADPLTKPLPQPKHESHTRSMGLKHIGECL, encoded by the coding sequence ATGGAAAGCTCCAAAAGAGGGTTTATTCCTATGCAACATGGCATTAAACTTTGCAAGACTATGTGCCCATCGAGTTCAGAAGAGTTCAAGCGTATGAATAATGTTCCTTATGCTTCTGCAATAGGATCAATCATGTATGCTATGATATGTACTCGACCAGATGTTGCATTTGCTTTGAGTATGTGCAGCAGATACCAGTCCAATCCAGGAGATGCACACTGGATAGCAGCGAAAAATATCCTCAAGTACTTAAGAAGGACAAAGGataaatttctggtatatggcggagctaatgagttgtttgtcactggatacactgatgcaagcttccaaactgacaaagatgacttccgatcccaatctggtttcatattttgtctgaatggaggagctgtgagctggaagagctccaagcagagttcagttgcagattctacaacagaggctgagtacatagcAGCAGCTGAAGCAGCAAAAGAGGCTGTTTGGATTAAAAAGTTCGTTAGTGAACTGGGTGTAGTTCCTAGCATTGAGAATGGCATCAAGTTGTATTGTGACAATGAAGGTGCTATTGCTCAATCCAAGGAACCTAGATCTCAccaaaaatctaaacatgttgaaAGAAAATTCCATCTTATTCGAGATATTGTTGGAAGACAGGATGTAATAATAAGTAGAGTTGATACCACGGATAACATAGCAGATCCGTTGACTAAACCACTCCCTCAGCCGAAGCATGAGAGTCATACTAGGTCTATGGGGCTTAAGCATATAGGAGAATGTCTTTAG
- the LOC130825950 gene encoding uncharacterized protein LOC130825950 has product MSGSTNNNTPAFNLRCVLEKDKLNANNFLEWEMAVRIVLRAEGRESVLDTPLPEPLPETATVAEKRARQNLEANSVQVTCLMLACMEHDFQKRFNNLDAYTIIQQLRTMFEKNARLERFEANCKLLECKLGKGKPVGPHVFALIGHFQVMEKLGFPYPKELATDIVIRSLPETFDAFRLNFYMQGGEATLPELHGMLIQAERSLPSEPALKDVLMVRKNKKFKKKGVPKWNGNGKVVTTNASPRPKATPKAKVAALHECYHCHKIGHWKRNCPVYLEEKKFGASSSGSKKK; this is encoded by the exons atgtctggttcaactaacaacaacactcctgcttttaacttgcgctgtgtcttggaaaaagacaaattgaatgcaaacaacttccttgaatgggaaatggctgtgagaattgttctcagagctgaaggaagggaaagtgttCTTGACACTCCACTCCCTGAACCCCTGCCAGAAACTGCAACAGTTGCAGAGAAAAGAGCTAGGCAAAATCTCGAGGCCAATTCTGTGCAAGTAACATGTCTGATGCTTGCTTGCATGgaacatgattttcaaaaacgttttaacaatcttgatgcctacacaataatccagcaacttagaacaatgttcgaaaagaatgctcgattagagagatttgaagctaattgtaaacttttggaatgcaaactgggcaagggaaaacccgtcggaccccatgtgttcgccttaatagggcattttcaagtcatggaaaagttgggttttccttatcccaaagagctggccactgatattgtgatcagatccttgccagaaacttttgatgctttcagattaaatttttacatgcaAGGAGGGGAAGCAACCTTGCCAGAATTGCATGGTATGCTTATTCAGGCTGAAAGGAGCTTACCTTCTGAACCCGCACTGAAAGATGTGCTTATGGtcagaaagaataaaaagttcaaGAAGAAAGGGGTTCCTAAATGGAATGGCAATGGTAAGGTAGTTACCACTAATGCCTCTCCCAGACCAAAGGCTactccaaaggctaaagtagcaGCACTACATGAGTGCTACCACTGCCACAAGATTGGCCATTGGAAGAGGAACTGCCCCGTCTATCTAGAAGAAAAGAAGTTTGGTGCTTCATCTTcag ggtctaaaaagaagtag
- the LOC130825999 gene encoding uncharacterized protein LOC130825999 → MLVPSRSLNPRSTSDRSKSKMLSRWSRSMVTAGGLQTKILGFINDENVLLHQNYAKVVAFSTTSSSFDYVDKSFDSSSIATVRDFYAYISSTNVKRVCNYFLSNMNEFVVC, encoded by the exons ATGTTGGTGCCCTCAAGGAGCTTGAACCCTAGATCCACCTCTGATAG GTCAAAAAGTAAAATGTTGTCAAGATGGAGCAGATCAATGGTGACTGCAGGTGGATTACAAACAAAGATTTTAGGTTTTATTAATGATGAAAATGTTTTGTTACATCAAAATTATGCCAAAGTTGTTGCCTTTTCAACGACTTCTTCATCCTTTGATTATGTTGATAAGAGTTTTGATAGCAGTAGTATTGCCACGGTGAGAGATTTTTATGCTTATATAAGTTCAACAAACGTGAAACGAGtctgtaattattttttgagcAATATGAATGAATTTGTTGTGTGttga